From one Sphaeramia orbicularis chromosome 9, fSphaOr1.1, whole genome shotgun sequence genomic stretch:
- the LOC115426366 gene encoding tripartite motif-containing protein 16-like isoform X1: protein MEQKGVQLDQETFSCSICLDLLKDPVTIPCGHSYCMSCIQTHWDEEDRKNLHSCPQCRQTFTPRPVLVKNTMLAVLVEQLKKTGLGAAAADHCYAGAEDVACDVCTGRKLKAVKSCLGCLASYCDQHLQPHHESVAFKKHKLVDPYQKLQENICSRHDEVMKMFCRTDGQCICYLCSVDEHKGHDTVTSAAERTERQKELEVSRQKIQQRIKDKQEDVKVLQKEVKTISRCADEAVEKNHKILTELIRLMEEGRGDVEKQIRSKEETEVSRVKELELKLEQEIAELRRKDTEMDKLSHTHDHNQFLLQYSSVSTLREDPDSSHVHIHPWSYFEDVTAAVSELRDKLQHSLTEEWTNISLSISQTQVLLEPEPQTRAGFLQYSRQITLDPNTVNEYLSLSEKNKRGTFMRQRRNYPDHPDRFSDWRQVLSREGLTGRCYWEVEWRGWDVRVAVAYKDIKRKGKSDEGGFGKNDKSWALYSNNNSPVFHHNGVQSSVPGPVPSRIGVYLDHTAGILSFYSVSETMTLIHRVQTTFTQPLYAGLCLWNIGDTAHFPKLQ from the coding sequence ATGGAGCAGAAAGGAGTTCAGCTGGATCAGGAAACATTTTCCTGTTCCATCTGTTTGGATCTACTGAAGGATCCGGTGACTATTCCCTGTGGACACAGCTACTGTATGAGCTGTATTCAAACCCACTGGGATGAAGAGGATAGGAAGAACCTCCACAGCTGCCCTCAGTGCAGACAGACCTTCACACCAAGGCCTGTCCTGGTCAAAAACACCATGTTGGCAGTTTTAgtggaacagctgaagaagactggACTTGGAGCTGCTGCAGCTGATCACTGCTATGCTGGAGCTGAAGATGTGGCCTGTGATGTGTGCACTGGGAGGAAACTGAAAGCCGTCAAGTCCTGTCTGGGGTGTTTGGCTTCTTACTGTGACCAACACCTTCAGCCTCATCATGAATCTGTTGCCTTTAAGAAACACAAGCTGGTGGATCCGTACCAAAAGCTCCAGGAGAACATCTGCTCTCGTCATGATGaggtgatgaagatgttctgccGCACTgatggtcagtgtatctgttatcTGTGCTCTGTGGATGAACATAAAGGCCACGACACAGTCACATCTGCAGCAGAAAGGACTGAGAGGCAGAAGGAGCTGGAGGTGAGTCGACAGAAAATCCAGCAGAGAATCAAAGACAAACAGGAAGATGTGAAGGTGCTTCAAAAGGAGGTGAAGACCATCAGTCGCTGTGCTGATGAAGCAGTGGAGAAGAACCACAAGATCCTGACTGAGCTGATCCGACTGATGGAGGAAGGAAGGGGTGATGTGGAGAAGCAGATCAGATCCAAGGAGGAAACTGAAGTGAGTCGAGTCAAAGAGCTGGAGTTGAAGCTGGAGCAGGAGATCGctgagctgaggaggaaagaCACCGAGATGGAcaaactgtcacacacacacgacCACAACCAGTTTTTACTCCAGTATTCATCGGTGTCCACACTCAGAGAAGATCCAGACTCATCCCATGTCCACATCCATCCTTGGAGTTACTTTGAGGATGTGACGGCAGCTGTGTCAGAGCTCAGAGATAAACTCCAGCACAGTCTGACAGAGGAATGGACCAACATCTCACTGAGCATCAGTCAAACACAGGTtctactagaaccagaaccacagaccagagcAGGATTCTTACAATATTCACGTCAAATcacactggatccaaacacagtgaaTGAATATCTGTCACTGTCTGAGAAGAATAAAAGAGGAACATTTATGAGACAAAGACGGAACTATCCTGATCATCCAGACAGATTCAGTGACTGGCGTCAGGTCCTGAGCAGAGAGGGTCTGACTGGtcgatgttactgggaggtggagtggagGGGGTGGGACGTTCGGGTAGCTGTCGCATATAAGGATATTAAGAGAAAAGGAAAGTCTGATGAAGGTGGAtttggaaaaaatgacaaatctTGGGCTTTATATTCTAACAATAACTCTCCTGTATTTCATCATAACGGTGTCCAGTCTTCTGTCCCAGGTCCAGTTCCCTCCAGAATCGGAGTGTACCTggatcacacagcaggtattctgtccttctacagtgtctctgaaaccatgactctgatccacagagtccagaccacgtTCACTCAACCTCTGTACGCTGGACTTTGTCTTTGGAATATTGGAGACACCGCCCACTTCCCTAAACTCCAGTAA
- the LOC115426366 gene encoding tripartite motif-containing protein 16-like protein isoform X2: MEQKGVQLDQETFSCSICLDLLKDPVTIPCGHSYCMSCIQTHWDEEDRKNLHSCPQCRQTFTPRPVLVKNTMLAVLVEQLKKTGLGAAAADHCYAGAEDVACDVCTGRKLKAKIQQRIKDKQEDVKVLQKEVKTISRCADEAVEKNHKILTELIRLMEEGRGDVEKQIRSKEETEVSRVKELELKLEQEIAELRRKDTEMDKLSHTHDHNQFLLQYSSVSTLREDPDSSHVHIHPWSYFEDVTAAVSELRDKLQHSLTEEWTNISLSISQTQVLLEPEPQTRAGFLQYSRQITLDPNTVNEYLSLSEKNKRGTFMRQRRNYPDHPDRFSDWRQVLSREGLTGRCYWEVEWRGWDVRVAVAYKDIKRKGKSDEGGFGKNDKSWALYSNNNSPVFHHNGVQSSVPGPVPSRIGVYLDHTAGILSFYSVSETMTLIHRVQTTFTQPLYAGLCLWNIGDTAHFPKLQ, from the exons ATGGAGCAGAAAGGAGTTCAGCTGGATCAGGAAACATTTTCCTGTTCCATCTGTTTGGATCTACTGAAGGATCCGGTGACTATTCCCTGTGGACACAGCTACTGTATGAGCTGTATTCAAACCCACTGGGATGAAGAGGATAGGAAGAACCTCCACAGCTGCCCTCAGTGCAGACAGACCTTCACACCAAGGCCTGTCCTGGTCAAAAACACCATGTTGGCAGTTTTAgtggaacagctgaagaagactggACTTGGAGCTGCTGCAGCTGATCACTGCTATGCTGGAGCTGAAGATGTGGCCTGTGATGTGTGCACTGGGAGGAAACTGAAAGCC AAAATCCAGCAGAGAATCAAAGACAAACAGGAAGATGTGAAGGTGCTTCAAAAGGAGGTGAAGACCATCAGTCGCTGTGCTGATGAAGCAGTGGAGAAGAACCACAAGATCCTGACTGAGCTGATCCGACTGATGGAGGAAGGAAGGGGTGATGTGGAGAAGCAGATCAGATCCAAGGAGGAAACTGAAGTGAGTCGAGTCAAAGAGCTGGAGTTGAAGCTGGAGCAGGAGATCGctgagctgaggaggaaagaCACCGAGATGGAcaaactgtcacacacacacgacCACAACCAGTTTTTACTCCAGTATTCATCGGTGTCCACACTCAGAGAAGATCCAGACTCATCCCATGTCCACATCCATCCTTGGAGTTACTTTGAGGATGTGACGGCAGCTGTGTCAGAGCTCAGAGATAAACTCCAGCACAGTCTGACAGAGGAATGGACCAACATCTCACTGAGCATCAGTCAAACACAGGTtctactagaaccagaaccacagaccagagcAGGATTCTTACAATATTCACGTCAAATcacactggatccaaacacagtgaaTGAATATCTGTCACTGTCTGAGAAGAATAAAAGAGGAACATTTATGAGACAAAGACGGAACTATCCTGATCATCCAGACAGATTCAGTGACTGGCGTCAGGTCCTGAGCAGAGAGGGTCTGACTGGtcgatgttactgggaggtggagtggagGGGGTGGGACGTTCGGGTAGCTGTCGCATATAAGGATATTAAGAGAAAAGGAAAGTCTGATGAAGGTGGAtttggaaaaaatgacaaatctTGGGCTTTATATTCTAACAATAACTCTCCTGTATTTCATCATAACGGTGTCCAGTCTTCTGTCCCAGGTCCAGTTCCCTCCAGAATCGGAGTGTACCTggatcacacagcaggtattctgtccttctacagtgtctctgaaaccatgactctgatccacagagtccagaccacgtTCACTCAACCTCTGTACGCTGGACTTTGTCTTTGGAATATTGGAGACACCGCCCACTTCCCTAAACTCCAGTAA